The proteins below are encoded in one region of Ereboglobus luteus:
- a CDS encoding SAM-dependent methyltransferase gives MTHPFARARTIRVGESVAGNAALTGKCVVFSNELFDAQPFRRFVFRDGAWRELGVALNARAGALIETELPAIEGAPMRDAPPLPPAPMPGGWHLDLPLAASALVREIAAQPWSGLFLACDYGKSWRELLETTPAGTARAYHRHTQSNDLLAHPGEQDLTCHICWDWLAEALAENGFSPPRVESQEAFFVRHAGKYLENAFAEDAACAAGAGSRKRSLMQLLHPAHMGQKFQALHGFRAARV, from the coding sequence GTGACGCATCCGTTCGCGCGCGCGCGCACGATCAGGGTCGGCGAATCCGTGGCGGGCAATGCCGCGCTGACGGGAAAATGCGTGGTGTTTTCGAACGAGCTTTTCGACGCGCAGCCATTTCGACGTTTTGTGTTTCGCGACGGCGCGTGGCGCGAGCTCGGCGTGGCGCTGAATGCGCGCGCGGGCGCGCTAATCGAAACAGAACTGCCCGCGATTGAAGGCGCGCCGATGCGCGACGCGCCTCCATTGCCACCCGCGCCAATGCCCGGGGGCTGGCATCTCGATTTGCCGCTGGCCGCGAGCGCGCTTGTGCGTGAAATCGCGGCGCAACCGTGGAGCGGACTTTTCCTCGCGTGCGATTATGGAAAAAGCTGGCGCGAACTTCTCGAGACGACTCCGGCGGGCACAGCGCGCGCGTATCACCGCCACACGCAATCGAACGACCTGCTCGCGCACCCCGGCGAACAAGACCTGACGTGCCACATCTGCTGGGACTGGCTTGCGGAGGCGCTGGCCGAAAACGGTTTTTCCCCGCCGAGAGTCGAGTCACAGGAGGCGTTTTTTGTGCGCCATGCCGGCAAGTATTTGGAAAACGCGTTCGCGGAGGATGCCGCGTGCGCCGCCGGGGCGGGTTCGCGCAAACGCTCGCTGATGCAACTGCTGCACCCCGCGCACATGGGGCAAAAATTCCAAGCGCTGCATGGATTCAGGGCGGCTAGAGTGTAA
- a CDS encoding OmpA family protein: MNIFSKKLILAVAGALLLFSTGCATKKASRATPDQTLLAKGAESEYIPDSSFTRYNSDQSVITTQYEPLVEHNKPSGDLVGNELRNVPELQSIYFGFDRSAIDQKERSKFQAIKDYLAKNPQYRVIFEGHCDWRGTAEYNMALGSRRASSAKKYATTIGIDPAKVDVRSKGSTQAVERGSEEVMAKDRRAEIVVLVK; the protein is encoded by the coding sequence ATGAACATCTTCAGCAAAAAGCTCATCCTCGCCGTCGCCGGCGCATTGCTCCTGTTTTCCACTGGCTGCGCGACCAAAAAAGCCTCCCGCGCAACACCTGACCAAACGCTTCTCGCCAAGGGAGCTGAATCTGAATACATTCCGGATAGTAGCTTTACACGTTATAATTCTGACCAATCGGTAATAACCACCCAGTATGAGCCGCTTGTAGAGCATAACAAACCTTCCGGCGATCTCGTTGGCAATGAGCTGCGCAACGTCCCCGAGCTCCAGTCGATTTACTTCGGCTTCGACCGCTCGGCGATTGACCAGAAGGAGCGCTCGAAATTCCAGGCGATCAAAGACTATCTCGCGAAAAACCCGCAGTATCGCGTCATCTTCGAAGGCCACTGCGACTGGCGCGGCACCGCCGAATACAACATGGCTCTTGGAAGCCGCCGTGCAAGCTCCGCCAAAAAATACGCCACGACCATCGGCATCGACCCCGCCAAGGTCGACGTGCGCTCCAAGGGCTCGACACAGGCCGTCGAACGCGGCTCCGAGGAAGTCATGGCCAAGGACCGTCGCGCCGAAATCGTCGTGCTCGTGAAATAA
- a CDS encoding sialate O-acetylesterase produces MITQKPIHSRNRLVALAALLAISLTTAAADVVFSPYFRDNAVLQRDKDVPVWGRADPGEKVTVTFQSQTVSATADDMGRWSVKLAPMPANATPANLVAKGKNTVTVGNVLVGEVWLCSGQSNMAWVVKPMNNAKNEIAAANYPLIRHFKTKLVPSTTPADDAVGEWTVCSPETAGEFSATAFFFGRELFKKLNVPIGLLNSSWGGTQIEPWMSLQGLASDTAARAVFERWQDEVKSYPYRAEKYEKDSDQWKKNRDTAKKEGKNFTTAAPKKPEGPTSRRAPCSLYNGMIAPFVPAAIRGVIWYQGEANASRYAEYRTLFPTMIRQWRADFQQGDIPFYYVQLANYARGNNWAFLREAQEYALKLPNTGQAVTIDIGASNDIHPRNKQDVGLRLALNAFAHTYKLGGEYSGPMFAGVSKENSALRVKFDHAAGLKSKDPNLPGFVIAGADKRFFPAQARIEGETIVVSSERVKEPVAVRYAWDNDPPAPLYNGADLPASPFRSDDWK; encoded by the coding sequence ATGATCACTCAAAAACCCATCCACTCGCGAAACCGCCTCGTCGCGCTTGCCGCGCTCCTCGCAATCTCGCTCACGACCGCAGCCGCCGACGTCGTGTTCTCACCCTATTTTCGCGACAACGCCGTGCTCCAGCGCGACAAGGACGTGCCCGTCTGGGGTCGCGCCGATCCCGGCGAAAAAGTCACCGTCACCTTCCAGTCGCAAACCGTCTCGGCCACCGCCGACGACATGGGACGCTGGAGCGTGAAACTCGCGCCCATGCCCGCCAACGCCACGCCCGCCAACCTCGTTGCCAAGGGGAAGAACACCGTCACCGTGGGCAACGTCCTCGTCGGCGAAGTGTGGCTCTGCTCCGGCCAGTCGAACATGGCGTGGGTCGTCAAACCCATGAACAACGCCAAGAACGAAATCGCCGCCGCGAACTATCCGCTCATCCGGCATTTCAAGACAAAGCTCGTCCCCTCCACCACGCCCGCCGACGACGCCGTCGGCGAATGGACCGTGTGCAGCCCCGAGACGGCGGGCGAGTTTTCCGCCACCGCGTTTTTCTTCGGACGCGAACTCTTCAAAAAACTCAACGTCCCAATCGGCCTGCTCAACAGCTCGTGGGGCGGCACGCAAATCGAGCCGTGGATGAGCCTGCAAGGACTGGCCTCCGACACCGCCGCGCGCGCGGTCTTCGAACGCTGGCAGGATGAGGTGAAATCATACCCCTACCGCGCCGAGAAATACGAGAAGGATTCCGACCAGTGGAAAAAGAATCGCGACACCGCCAAGAAGGAGGGCAAAAACTTCACGACCGCCGCGCCCAAAAAACCCGAGGGGCCCACCAGCCGCCGCGCCCCCTGCTCGCTCTACAACGGCATGATCGCCCCGTTCGTCCCCGCCGCCATACGCGGCGTGATCTGGTATCAAGGCGAGGCCAACGCCTCCCGCTACGCCGAATACCGCACGCTCTTCCCCACGATGATCCGCCAGTGGCGCGCCGACTTCCAGCAAGGCGACATCCCCTTCTACTACGTGCAGCTCGCCAACTACGCCCGGGGCAACAACTGGGCGTTTCTGCGCGAGGCGCAGGAATACGCGCTCAAGCTCCCCAATACCGGCCAGGCCGTCACAATCGACATCGGCGCCAGCAACGACATCCATCCCAGAAACAAGCAGGACGTCGGCCTCCGCCTCGCGCTCAACGCCTTCGCCCATACCTACAAACTCGGCGGCGAATACTCCGGCCCGATGTTTGCCGGAGTCTCCAAGGAAAACAGCGCACTGCGAGTGAAGTTTGACCACGCCGCCGGGTTGAAGTCGAAAGACCCGAACCTTCCCGGCTTTGTCATAGCCGGGGCCGACAAAAGATTCTTCCCCGCGCAAGCGCGCATCGAAGGCGAAACCATCGTCGTGTCCAGCGAACGCGTGAAAGAGCCCGTCGCCGTCCGCTACGCATGGGACAACGACCCGCCCGCCCCGCTCTACAACGGCGCCGACCTCCCCGCCTCGCCCTTCCGCAGCGACGATTGGAAGTGA
- a CDS encoding S41 family peptidase, with product MKPSHSSTFRTILTVACGVALGILLIGGVERVAIAIGILPDGELRKASAYVRDVMTLVNNKYVDPEKSRAPELAKSALHGVLESLDPHSEFLEEKYFRELEEGMTSEFGGIGVQIELRKERVRVITPMPNTPGERAGIRRGDEIRSIDGVALENPTMDGVVEKLRGKPKTKVDVGLFRTSENREFTVTLTREKIQSESVRNARLLEGDVGYLQITQFTDRTGEEFYKALNALASQNATSLIIDLRNNPGGVLDSAIDVAEPFFKKGELILFTQGRAPGDREEFRSGSDEPPIDVPVAVLINANSASAAEIVAGALKDTNRAVIVGERSFGKGSVQSVFKLKNGEGMRLTTARYFTPSGVTIHERGVAPQIEVVLEPKEEENIGLQLSRPDLAADPAEFKERLGTEIMPDRQLQAAITAIQGVTILGRK from the coding sequence GTGAAGCCCTCCCATTCATCCACATTTCGAACCATCCTGACCGTCGCCTGCGGTGTCGCGCTGGGGATACTGTTGATTGGCGGCGTCGAGCGGGTCGCGATTGCGATCGGCATTCTGCCCGACGGCGAGCTGCGCAAGGCGTCCGCCTATGTGCGCGATGTGATGACGCTCGTGAACAACAAATACGTGGACCCGGAAAAATCGCGCGCGCCCGAGCTCGCTAAATCCGCGCTGCACGGCGTCCTCGAATCGCTCGATCCGCACTCCGAGTTTCTTGAGGAAAAATATTTCCGCGAACTCGAGGAGGGAATGACCAGCGAGTTCGGCGGCATCGGCGTGCAGATCGAGCTGCGCAAGGAGCGCGTGCGCGTCATCACCCCGATGCCGAACACGCCCGGCGAGCGCGCGGGCATCCGGCGCGGCGACGAAATCAGAAGCATCGACGGCGTCGCGCTTGAAAATCCGACAATGGACGGCGTCGTGGAAAAACTGCGCGGCAAACCCAAGACCAAGGTTGACGTCGGTTTATTCCGCACGTCGGAAAATCGCGAGTTCACCGTCACGCTCACGCGCGAAAAAATCCAATCCGAAAGCGTCCGCAATGCGCGCCTGCTGGAGGGCGATGTCGGCTACCTCCAGATCACGCAATTCACCGACCGCACCGGCGAGGAATTCTACAAGGCGCTCAACGCACTCGCCTCGCAAAACGCAACCAGCCTCATCATCGACCTGCGCAACAATCCCGGGGGCGTCCTCGACTCGGCGATTGATGTGGCGGAGCCGTTTTTCAAAAAAGGAGAGTTGATCCTGTTCACGCAGGGCCGGGCGCCGGGGGATCGCGAGGAGTTTCGCTCCGGCTCGGACGAGCCGCCGATCGACGTTCCCGTGGCGGTCCTGATCAACGCGAACAGCGCGAGCGCGGCCGAAATCGTGGCGGGCGCGCTGAAGGACACAAACCGCGCCGTGATCGTCGGCGAGCGCTCCTTCGGCAAGGGCTCGGTTCAAAGTGTTTTTAAACTTAAAAACGGCGAGGGCATGCGACTGACAACCGCCCGTTATTTTACGCCAAGCGGCGTGACCATCCATGAGCGCGGTGTCGCGCCGCAGATCGAAGTCGTGCTGGAGCCAAAGGAGGAGGAAAACATCGGGCTGCAACTTTCCCGGCCCGATCTCGCCGCCGACCCCGCCGAGTTCAAGGAGCGCCTCGGCACGGAAATAATGCCCGACCGCCAGTTGCAGGCCGCCATCACCGCGATTCAAGGCGTGACGATTTTGGGCCGCAAATAA
- a CDS encoding UvrD-helicase domain-containing protein — translation MSDANAQQPLADAGPRERFRNEWRSNFAVSANAGSGKTTAISERLAAMAMSPEAAVMLPKTAVVTYTKKAAQQIGERARAVLLRRLAEGRAKPPAEPSNGNDLSDAAQPEASPYPNQSGQAALNHLERAFFGTIHGFCLTLAKRHGQALGVNLNPEVVSDGDAACWEEFVEQDPMRFDALSAEQLRAFLRHMPLTSIFGLAGKITASVAKELRARKPAGLPPGPDARALDEIMELSTRAGKSTDALRRNQQNAVEWSRRFREEKTFLPFISPEGSAANIKEHYAQFFVPMKSWLAAASATLAAELSERYRNWRFERGVQTFADQVETALAVLHNEAFLDKIRAEGWRVILDEAQDTDPMQFAVLVEIARPPGAALGTWPDARAGKSGPAPRPGHFCMVGDGQQAIYGSRADVRNFTRHLAAFERGDGGEKLEFSVTFRTPRRAIALFNEAFPGAFGKGNDFNYGLPPAEGAEPPLLQVPYQPLIPGPSNAEGAACRIELSLPSDNRLSVEHWMQLEALQLAAFFKARGPAGVGAKEWGDVCLLAPANPWLVTVGKILKESGLKVALQARRNRCGDNPVYAWMTGLLAVICDPDNAFEWFGVLREVFGVSDALLAAEIREPELDALGKGGRNWLWETPEEHPRPLRDALETMRPFVLRANDGGLPLARFAEELARACKIEERALAISPGGELADELHRLLANAAALGLEGAGPREWLAHLLDGLDEQRPTGKAERDAINLVTSHSSKGLEWDVVIPLGFWRPQQKPPVPGMQLVPEVPGVGPVVYFDTASMPEDMRVSRDREAKREQARLLYVTLTRAKKRLVIPWGGGGFGKAGNGASFADIFGRVDLIEALPLCESEAEIADAAGVAQEGGADEVSSPSGNGTPPLLAQAELPPLPARVLPHQLAHFDAVRGALHEATADDLRPARDGDEAIEYGLWWHGVMESLPWDADDVVLSAYFEKSLEAARERCGEAGLARGREELERFQAGETLRELREPRWTREAELPIFAPANEAGDTWVDGIMDMVIHDAAANEARVVDWKTNRRRAGESDDALLARLADEYAPQLRAYGRCVTGFFPKARVRLFVYSSAAGKVIEIAGE, via the coding sequence ATGAGTGACGCGAACGCACAACAACCCCTCGCCGACGCCGGGCCGCGCGAGCGTTTCCGCAACGAGTGGCGGAGCAATTTTGCCGTGAGCGCGAACGCGGGCTCGGGGAAAACCACCGCGATTTCCGAGCGGCTTGCCGCGATGGCGATGTCTCCCGAGGCGGCGGTCATGCTGCCGAAGACCGCCGTCGTCACCTACACAAAAAAGGCGGCGCAGCAAATCGGCGAACGCGCGCGCGCGGTGCTCTTGCGGCGACTCGCGGAAGGTAGGGCGAAGCCTCCGGCTGAGCCGTCGAATGGCAATGATCTTTCGGATGCGGCTCAGCCGGAGGCTTCGCCCTACCCAAATCAATCGGGGCAGGCCGCGCTCAATCATCTGGAACGCGCGTTTTTCGGCACGATCCACGGCTTCTGCCTCACGCTGGCGAAGCGCCACGGGCAGGCGCTCGGCGTGAACCTGAATCCCGAGGTGGTCAGCGACGGCGACGCGGCGTGCTGGGAGGAATTTGTCGAGCAGGACCCGATGCGTTTCGACGCTCTCTCGGCGGAGCAGTTGCGCGCGTTTTTGCGGCACATGCCGCTGACAAGCATTTTCGGGCTCGCGGGAAAAATAACCGCGTCGGTCGCGAAGGAGTTGCGCGCGCGCAAGCCCGCCGGCCTGCCGCCCGGCCCGGACGCGCGGGCGCTCGATGAAATCATGGAGCTGAGCACGCGCGCGGGAAAATCCACCGACGCGCTCAGACGCAACCAGCAAAACGCGGTCGAATGGTCGCGGCGGTTTCGCGAGGAAAAAACTTTCCTGCCGTTCATTTCGCCGGAGGGCTCGGCCGCGAATATCAAGGAGCATTACGCGCAGTTTTTCGTGCCGATGAAAAGCTGGCTGGCGGCGGCGAGCGCGACGCTCGCGGCGGAGTTGTCCGAGCGTTATCGCAACTGGCGTTTCGAACGCGGCGTGCAGACGTTTGCCGACCAGGTCGAGACGGCGCTGGCCGTTTTGCACAACGAGGCGTTTCTCGACAAAATCCGCGCCGAGGGCTGGCGCGTGATTCTCGACGAGGCTCAGGACACCGACCCGATGCAGTTCGCCGTGCTCGTGGAGATCGCGCGGCCGCCGGGCGCGGCGCTCGGCACGTGGCCCGACGCGCGCGCGGGCAAGTCCGGACCCGCGCCGAGGCCGGGACATTTTTGCATGGTCGGCGACGGGCAGCAGGCGATTTACGGAAGCCGCGCCGACGTGCGCAATTTCACGCGGCACCTCGCGGCGTTCGAGCGCGGAGACGGCGGCGAGAAGCTTGAGTTCAGCGTGACATTTCGCACGCCGCGCCGCGCGATCGCACTTTTCAACGAGGCGTTTCCGGGCGCGTTCGGCAAGGGCAACGATTTTAACTACGGGCTGCCGCCGGCGGAGGGCGCGGAGCCGCCGCTGTTGCAGGTGCCGTATCAGCCGTTGATTCCCGGCCCGTCGAACGCCGAGGGCGCGGCGTGCCGGATCGAGTTGAGCCTCCCCTCCGACAACAGGCTCAGCGTCGAGCACTGGATGCAGCTGGAGGCGCTTCAACTCGCGGCGTTTTTCAAGGCGCGCGGGCCGGCGGGCGTGGGCGCGAAGGAGTGGGGCGACGTGTGCCTGCTCGCGCCGGCCAATCCGTGGCTGGTTACCGTTGGAAAAATTTTGAAGGAAAGCGGGCTCAAGGTCGCGTTGCAGGCGCGGCGAAACCGTTGCGGCGACAACCCCGTTTACGCGTGGATGACGGGACTGCTCGCGGTGATTTGCGATCCGGACAACGCGTTCGAATGGTTCGGCGTGCTGCGCGAGGTCTTCGGCGTGAGCGATGCGCTGCTCGCCGCGGAAATCCGCGAGCCGGAGCTGGACGCGCTGGGCAAGGGCGGGCGCAACTGGCTATGGGAAACGCCGGAGGAGCACCCGCGGCCGTTGCGCGACGCGCTTGAGACGATGCGGCCGTTTGTGCTGCGGGCCAACGACGGCGGCCTGCCGCTCGCGCGCTTCGCGGAGGAGCTGGCGCGCGCGTGCAAAATCGAGGAGCGCGCGCTTGCGATCTCGCCGGGCGGCGAACTGGCGGACGAGTTGCACCGGCTGCTTGCGAACGCGGCGGCGCTCGGGCTCGAGGGCGCGGGGCCGCGCGAGTGGCTTGCGCATTTGCTCGACGGGCTCGACGAGCAGCGCCCGACGGGCAAGGCGGAGCGCGACGCGATCAACCTCGTCACCTCGCACTCGTCGAAGGGGCTGGAATGGGATGTCGTGATTCCGCTCGGTTTCTGGCGTCCGCAGCAAAAGCCTCCCGTGCCGGGGATGCAGCTCGTGCCGGAGGTGCCGGGCGTCGGGCCGGTCGTATATTTTGACACGGCCAGCATGCCGGAGGACATGCGCGTCTCGCGCGACCGCGAGGCGAAGCGCGAACAGGCGCGGCTGCTGTATGTCACGCTCACGCGCGCGAAAAAGAGGCTCGTGATTCCGTGGGGCGGCGGCGGTTTTGGGAAAGCCGGAAATGGCGCGAGCTTCGCGGATATTTTCGGACGAGTGGATTTGATCGAGGCGCTGCCATTGTGCGAAAGCGAGGCGGAAATTGCGGATGCGGCGGGCGTGGCGCAAGAGGGTGGGGCGGACGAGGTCTCCTCCCCGTCCGGCAACGGGACGCCGCCGCTCCTTGCGCAAGCGGAATTGCCGCCGCTTCCGGCGCGCGTGCTGCCGCACCAGCTTGCGCATTTCGACGCGGTGCGCGGCGCGCTCCACGAGGCGACGGCGGACGACTTGCGCCCGGCGCGCGACGGCGACGAGGCGATCGAATACGGGCTTTGGTGGCATGGCGTGATGGAGTCGCTGCCGTGGGACGCGGACGATGTCGTGCTGTCCGCGTATTTCGAGAAATCGCTGGAGGCCGCGCGGGAGCGGTGCGGCGAGGCCGGCCTTGCACGCGGACGCGAGGAGCTCGAGCGTTTTCAGGCGGGCGAAACGCTGCGCGAATTGCGCGAGCCGCGCTGGACGCGCGAGGCGGAGTTGCCGATCTTCGCGCCTGCAAACGAGGCGGGTGATACGTGGGTTGACGGCATCATGGACATGGTGATTCACGATGCCGCGGCGAACGAGGCGCGCGTGGTCGATTGGAAAACCAACAGGCGGCGCGCGGGCGAAAGCGACGATGCGCTGCTGGCGCGGCTCGCCGATGAATACGCGCCGCAGTTGCGCGCCTACGGACGTTGCGTGACCGGATTTTTCCCGAAGGCGCGGGTGCGTCTGTTCGTGTATTCGAGCGCGGCGGGCAAGGTGATCGAGATCGCGGGGGAATGA
- a CDS encoding discoidin domain-containing protein: MTHRLRRSLTVSLALLACAFANAAITPDQLPKNLGPNLALGKPYFSSDTNKHGWDPGLTNGSWVTDKANTYASGNTNEFPKGVVIDLEKTQVISAVFVGTPNFGSTKTVVIATSENGKKYKDVGSHDFEMGKNDNHLYQFKPVKARYVRLTFTGNHSEKAGAYSPAFCFITEVEVFGTAGGPTQSGLAADQKPPPPKADPKKELRPGRLPSGLVMNLALGKPHTCDAPNTTGWDTGINDGLWAMRRGATFATNPANKFPKNVTIDLNTTAKLTHVRVGVPNFGSTKTIAVSVSYDGVNYTEVGRHDFPLGQAEVKLFEFTPTLARHVRLTYLGNHTEKKGFNPTYCFTTEVEAYAQTER, translated from the coding sequence ATGACACATCGACTCCGCCGGTCATTGACCGTCTCGCTCGCATTGCTGGCCTGCGCGTTTGCAAACGCCGCCATCACACCCGACCAACTGCCCAAAAACCTCGGGCCCAATCTCGCGCTTGGAAAGCCCTACTTTTCGAGCGATACAAACAAGCACGGCTGGGATCCAGGCCTCACGAACGGCTCGTGGGTGACCGACAAAGCCAACACCTACGCGTCGGGCAACACCAACGAATTTCCGAAAGGCGTCGTCATCGACCTCGAAAAAACACAGGTAATCTCGGCCGTGTTTGTTGGCACGCCAAACTTTGGGTCGACGAAAACCGTGGTCATTGCAACCAGCGAAAATGGCAAGAAATACAAGGATGTCGGCAGCCATGATTTTGAGATGGGGAAAAACGACAACCACCTCTACCAATTCAAACCCGTCAAGGCGCGCTACGTCCGGCTCACATTCACGGGCAACCATTCGGAAAAAGCCGGCGCCTACTCCCCCGCATTTTGCTTCATCACCGAAGTGGAGGTGTTCGGCACCGCCGGCGGCCCGACGCAAAGCGGCCTCGCCGCTGACCAGAAACCGCCCCCGCCGAAGGCCGACCCGAAGAAGGAGCTTCGCCCCGGCCGTCTGCCGAGCGGCCTCGTGATGAACCTCGCCCTCGGCAAACCCCACACCTGCGACGCGCCCAACACCACCGGCTGGGACACCGGCATCAACGATGGCCTCTGGGCAATGCGCCGGGGCGCCACCTTCGCCACCAACCCCGCGAACAAATTTCCGAAAAACGTGACCATTGACCTGAACACGACCGCCAAGCTCACCCACGTGCGCGTCGGCGTGCCGAACTTCGGCTCCACAAAAACCATCGCCGTTTCCGTCAGCTACGACGGCGTGAACTACACCGAGGTTGGACGCCACGACTTCCCGCTCGGCCAGGCGGAAGTGAAGCTCTTCGAATTCACGCCCACGCTCGCCCGGCACGTCCGCCTCACCTACCTCGGCAACCACACCGAGAAAAAAGGGTTCAACCCCACGTATTGCTTCACCACCGAAGTCGAGGCCTACGCGCAAACCGAACGCTGA
- a CDS encoding PD-(D/E)XK nuclease family protein, which yields MPSGAAARAQLDASLAELRKAWPDDAYWESFHMELAEACHALLGKIFAHDAGGFVATEYSLPRDTRLQLDPADEDSRICVSGRMDLLRLDKPDFHGASADIIDFKTGRAGTLSAAAMSKKGELLQLGIYLEAARTLGVANGRVWLFKPDSSEPACIGMEELPEALAGLRQIKRYLEGGRYGALTEDRSEYSFGGGGWPIACAPIPHAVLKAKHGVTFGKAVSHE from the coding sequence ATGCCCTCCGGGGCCGCGGCGCGCGCGCAGCTCGACGCCTCGCTCGCGGAGTTGCGCAAGGCGTGGCCGGACGACGCGTATTGGGAATCCTTCCACATGGAGCTGGCGGAGGCGTGCCACGCGTTGCTGGGAAAAATCTTCGCGCACGATGCGGGTGGTTTTGTGGCGACGGAATACTCGCTGCCCCGCGACACGCGCCTGCAGCTCGACCCCGCGGACGAGGACTCGCGCATTTGCGTGAGCGGGCGCATGGATTTGCTGCGGCTCGACAAACCGGATTTTCACGGTGCGAGCGCGGACATCATTGATTTTAAAACCGGCAGGGCGGGCACGCTCTCGGCGGCGGCGATGTCGAAAAAGGGCGAGCTGTTGCAACTGGGAATTTATCTGGAGGCCGCGCGGACGCTCGGCGTTGCGAATGGCCGCGTGTGGCTCTTCAAGCCCGACTCAAGCGAACCGGCGTGCATCGGCATGGAGGAGCTTCCGGAGGCGCTCGCGGGGTTGCGGCAGATCAAGCGTTATCTGGAGGGGGGGCGTTACGGCGCGCTGACGGAGGACCGGTCGGAGTATTCGTTTGGCGGCGGAGGCTGGCCGATCGCGTGCGCGCCGATTCCGCACGCGGTGCTCAAGGCGAAACACGGGGTGACGTTTGGAAAGGCGGTCTCCCATGAGTGA
- a CDS encoding phosphate acyltransferase translates to MPIIPKLAAKLQRHPKRVVFAEGNDPRILQAARQWVTRRMGAPILLGDRTLIKNSAMRLDINLQGMRIIDPAQSEEFEPFALQFAELRRSRDKEISLDEARDTMRDTSYFATMMLANAQADCLVGGATRVASSALRPLFQIIPKHEHAQNVASLMIIAFDEHKVGSDGTLFFADCGVIPEPTAEQLADIAVSTAQIAYHITNETPRIAMLSWATHSDASHPSIVRVRRATQLARVKAIEAGLTVEIEGEIQADAALDALTAQTKKIGGPVAGRANVLIFPDLASGNIAFKLVNILGGSYAYGQILTGLSRPAAEISRGSSAHDVYGAAVIVGCQAIDHKLLYGT, encoded by the coding sequence ATGCCGATCATCCCCAAACTCGCTGCAAAATTGCAAAGACACCCCAAGCGCGTCGTTTTCGCCGAGGGCAACGATCCGCGCATACTCCAAGCCGCGCGCCAGTGGGTCACGCGCCGCATGGGCGCGCCCATTTTGCTCGGAGACCGCACGCTCATCAAAAACTCCGCTATGCGCCTCGACATCAACCTTCAGGGCATGCGTATCATCGACCCCGCGCAGAGCGAGGAGTTCGAGCCGTTTGCGTTGCAATTCGCCGAGCTGCGCAGAAGTCGCGACAAGGAAATCTCGCTCGACGAGGCGCGCGACACCATGCGCGACACCAGCTACTTTGCCACAATGATGCTCGCCAACGCGCAGGCCGACTGCCTCGTCGGCGGCGCCACGCGCGTTGCGTCGAGCGCGCTGCGTCCGCTTTTCCAAATCATCCCGAAGCACGAGCACGCGCAAAATGTCGCGTCGCTCATGATCATCGCCTTTGACGAGCACAAGGTCGGTTCCGACGGCACGTTGTTTTTTGCGGATTGCGGCGTGATTCCCGAGCCCACGGCCGAGCAGCTCGCCGACATCGCCGTGTCCACGGCGCAGATCGCGTATCACATCACAAACGAGACGCCGCGCATCGCGATGCTCAGCTGGGCGACGCACAGTGACGCGTCGCATCCGTCCATCGTGAGGGTTCGCAGGGCGACGCAACTGGCCCGCGTCAAGGCAATCGAGGCCGGTCTCACCGTTGAGATCGAGGGCGAGATTCAGGCCGACGCGGCGCTCGACGCACTCACGGCGCAGACGAAAAAAATCGGAGGTCCCGTCGCCGGCCGCGCCAACGTCCTCATCTTCCCCGACCTGGCCAGCGGCAACATCGCGTTCAAGCTCGTGAACATACTCGGCGGTTCCTACGCCTACGGACAAATCCTCACCGGCCTGAGCCGTCCCGCAGCAGAAATCAGCCGCGGCTCCAGCGCGCACGATGTTTACGGCGCCGCGGTTATTGTCGGCTGCCAGGCCATCGACCACAAGCTGCTCTACGGGACGTGA